The Devosia sp. 1566 sequence CCGCGGTCTCGCTCGGCTACAGCCCGTTCCAGGCTTTCCTGCGCATCACCGTGCCGCTGATCGTCCCCGGCATCATTGCCGGCGGCATGCTCAGCTTCGTCACGGCGATCAACGAGCTGTCGTCCTCGCTCGTCCTTTATGTCGGCAGCACCATGACCATGCCGGTGCGCATTTACCTTCTGATCCTCGACGGTGATTTCGGCACCGCCGCGGCCCTCTCGACCGTGTTGCTGCTGTTGAGCGGCTGCGCCGTTTACATCGCGTTCCGCTTCATGGGCCGTAATGAACAGGCACTGCTGTGACATCTGTGCAGCTTGACCATCTCACCGGGCAGGGGCCTTTGCGCCCCAGCTTCATCTACTTGCCCCGCATCCAAGCAAAGGATCGCTCTATGAACCGCACCTCCATGATCAGCGTGTCAGCTCTCGCCCTGGCTCTCGGCGTGTCCAGCCTTGCCGCACTGCCCGTGCTCGCCCAGGAAGACATCTCGGGCTCGACCCTGGTTGTATACACGCCCAACGAAGAAGGCATGCTCGACAGCCTCATCCCGGTCTTCGAGGACCAGACCGGCGTTGAAGTGCAGCTGATCACTGCTGGCACCGGTGAGCTCTACCAGCGCATCGGCAGCGAAGCGGGCAATCCGCAGGGCGATGTGATGTTCGGTGGCGGCGCCGCCCAGGCCAATGCCAATCAGGAACTCTGGGCCGAGTATGTCTCGCCCGGCGATGCCGAGATGGTCGAAGCGGGCAAGAACACCACCGGCTTCTTCACCCCCTACCAGGCCGATGGCTCGAACCTGCTGGTCAACACCGAAGCGGCCGCCAAGGCCGGCGTCGAGATCGACAGCTATGCCGATCTGCTCGCGCCCGAGCTCAAGGGCAAGATCGCCTTTGGCGATCCCACGGCTTCGTCTTCCGCCTTCGCCCAGCTTACCAATATGCTCAAGGCCGTCGGCGGCGATTATGAATCCGACAAGGGCTGGGACTTCGTCCGCTCGCTCGTGACCCAGCTCGATGGCATCACCATCGGCTCCTCGAGCCAGGTGGCCCAGGACGTCGCCAATGGCGAATACATCGTCGGCCTCACCTATGAGCCGCTCTCGTTCAACTTCGTCCAGAGCGGCGCTCCCGTCGAGATCGTCTACCCCGAAGAAGGCGCGGCCTTCCTGCCCGCGACCGTCCAGGTCATCAAGGGCGGCCCCAATGAGCCGGCTGCCCAGGCCTTCATCGACTTCGTGATCTCCGAAGAAGGCCAGACCATCATCGCCGAGCAGACCGCCGGCCGTCCCCTGCGTGAAGGCGTCGACAAGCCCGGCCTGCCGGCTCTCTCCGAGATCCCGACCGTGCAGGAAGATGGCGCCTATGTTGCGGCCCATCGCGACGAAATCGTCGCCAAGTACAAGTCCATCCTCGAGGAACAGTTTTAATGCTTGACGGCATCAATCAGGGAGCAGCGCGGTGACCAGTATTGCGCTGCGCTCGCTCCGCAAGGAGTACAACAACCAGGTCGCGATCCCCGATCTCGACCTGGACATTGCCGATGGCGAGTTCTTCACGCTGCTGGGTCCCTCCGGCTGCGGCAAGACCACGCTGTTGCGCATGATCGCCGGCTTCAACTCCATTGAATCCGGCACCATTTCGTTCGACGGCGCGGTGATCAATGATCGCCCGCCGGCCGCGCGCAATATCGGCATGGTGTTCCAGAACTACGCCTTGTTCCCGCAGATGACCGCGGCCAAGAACGTGGCCTTTGGTCTGCAGACCCGCAATGTTGAAAAGGCCGAGATGGCCCGCCGCGTCGAGGCGGCGCTCGCTTCCGTGCATATGGCCCATCTCAAGGATCGTCTGCCCGGCGCCATGTCTGGCGGCCAGCAGCAGCGCGTGGCCCTCGCCCGCGCCCTTGTGATCCAGCCGGCCGTGCTGCTGATGGACGAGCCCCTGTCCAATCTTGACGCCAAGCTGCGCGTTGAAATGCGCGACACCATCCGCCAGGCCCAGCGCGAAGCGGGGATCACCACCGTCTACGTGACCCACGACCAGGAAGAGGCGATGGCGGTGTCCGACCGCATTGCCGTGATGCACCAGGGAATCGTGCAGCAGGTCGGCACGCCCGCCCAGATCTATCGCCACCCTGCCAACCGGTTCGTTGCCGAATTCATCGGCAAGACCAATCTCCTCACCCGCGATCTGCGCCGCGTTGACGGACGCGCCCTGATCGATCTCGGCGATGGCGAACCCCTCGACATCACTGCCGCCGTCAGCGACGCCGCCAGCGGCACCGTCGAAGTCTCGGTGCGCCCCGAAGCCGTCCGTGCCGCCGCAACCGGCCTTCCCGCGGAGATCGTCGAGGAAACTTTCCTTGGCTCCCATTCCCAGGTCCAGGCGCGCCTGCAGACCGGGGAAACCGTGGAGTTCCTCGAATTCTCCCGCCGCTCCTCCCAATGGACGCGTGGCGAGCCGGTCTTCCTGCAGTTCGACCGCGACATGCTGACCTTCTTTGATGCGCAAACCGGCACCTCCATCAGCAATGGAGCCCAGCAGTGAAGCTCGCCGGCGATCGTCTCGACGGCTGGACGGCCATCGCACTGACCCTCACCGGCGGCTACCTGCTCATGGTGATCTGGCCGCTCGTGATCGTGCTGATCAACAGCGTCAGCGCTGGCGGCGAGTTCTCGCTCGCCGGCTTTGCGACCTTTTTCTCCTCGCGCCTGTATTATGGTACCCTGGTCAACAGCCTGCTCGTGACCGTCTGCGTCACCATCCTGGCGCTGGCCGTTGCGTTCCCGCTCGCTTACTTCATGACCATGTTCCGCATCCGCGGCAATCGCACCGTGCAGATGCTGATCCTGGCCTCCATGATGTCCCCGCCATTCATCGGGGCTTATTCCTGGATCCTGCTGCTGGGCAACAACGGCATGATCACCCGCTGGCTCGAAAGCACCTTCGGCATCGAATCGCCCAGCATCTATGGTTTCCCGGGCATTGTCCTGGTGCTCACGCTCCAACTCGTGCCGCTGATCTTCACCTATCTGATGGGCGCCTGGCGCACCATTGATGTGTCGCTGCTGGAGGCCTCCGAAAGCATGGGCATCACCGGCTGGCGTCGCGCCATGCAGGTGATCTCGCCGCTGCTGCTGCCCACCGTGCTGGCCGGCAGCCTACTGGTGTTCGTGCGCGCCTTTGCCGATTTCGGCACCCCGATGCTGATCGGGCAGGGATTCCGCACCATTCCCGTGCTCATCTACAGCTCCTTTGTGGGCGAGGTCAGCATCGACAAGAGCTTTGCCGCCGCAGTGGCCGTCATCGTCATCCTGGTGACGCTTACGGTCTTCCTCGTGCAAAAAGTGCTGGTGGATCGCCGGCAGTTCTCGATGACCGCCCTGCGCTCCATCGAGGCGCGCAAGCTTCCAGGCTGGCGCGGCGTTGCCGTGCATGCCTATGTCTATGGCTTCCTGGTTCTCGCCTTGGCGCCGCTCGCAGTTGTCGTGGTGAGCTCGTTCCGCAAGACGCTCTACGGTCAGTTCGTGGCCGGCTGGACGCTCGACAGCTATACCGACGCCCGCCGCGACATCCTCCGCTATATCGGGAATACCTTCGGCATTGGCCTGACCGCGCTGGTCATCCTTGTCGTCATCGCCGTGCTGGTTGCCTACCTGACCGTGCGGCGCAAGGGTGCCCTCAGCAATACGCTCGATACCATGACCATGGTGCCCTATGTGGTGCCCGGTCTCATCATCGGCATTGCTCTCGTCACCGCCTTCAGCCAGGGCCCGCTGGTGCTCACCGGCACTTTCGCCATCATGGTGATCGCGCTGACCATCCGGCGCGTGCCTTATGCCGTGCGCTCCACCACCGCGCTCATGCACCAGATCAGCCCCAGCATCGAGGAAGCGGCGATCAGCCTCGGCGCCTCCAAGTTCCGCACGCTGGTCCGGGTGATCGTCCCCGCGCTGGCGCCCGGGATCATGTCGGGTGCGGTGCTGAGCTGGGTGACCATCATCACTGAGCTCAGCACCACCCTGTTCCTCTACAACACCTCGACGCAAACGCTCTCGCTGGGCATCTACGCCCAGGTGATCCGCGGCCAGCTCGGCACCGCGGCTGCGTTGTC is a genomic window containing:
- a CDS encoding ABC transporter ATP-binding protein; the encoded protein is MTSIALRSLRKEYNNQVAIPDLDLDIADGEFFTLLGPSGCGKTTLLRMIAGFNSIESGTISFDGAVINDRPPAARNIGMVFQNYALFPQMTAAKNVAFGLQTRNVEKAEMARRVEAALASVHMAHLKDRLPGAMSGGQQQRVALARALVIQPAVLLMDEPLSNLDAKLRVEMRDTIRQAQREAGITTVYVTHDQEEAMAVSDRIAVMHQGIVQQVGTPAQIYRHPANRFVAEFIGKTNLLTRDLRRVDGRALIDLGDGEPLDITAAVSDAASGTVEVSVRPEAVRAAATGLPAEIVEETFLGSHSQVQARLQTGETVEFLEFSRRSSQWTRGEPVFLQFDRDMLTFFDAQTGTSISNGAQQ
- a CDS encoding extracellular solute-binding protein, with product MNRTSMISVSALALALGVSSLAALPVLAQEDISGSTLVVYTPNEEGMLDSLIPVFEDQTGVEVQLITAGTGELYQRIGSEAGNPQGDVMFGGGAAQANANQELWAEYVSPGDAEMVEAGKNTTGFFTPYQADGSNLLVNTEAAAKAGVEIDSYADLLAPELKGKIAFGDPTASSSAFAQLTNMLKAVGGDYESDKGWDFVRSLVTQLDGITIGSSSQVAQDVANGEYIVGLTYEPLSFNFVQSGAPVEIVYPEEGAAFLPATVQVIKGGPNEPAAQAFIDFVISEEGQTIIAEQTAGRPLREGVDKPGLPALSEIPTVQEDGAYVAAHRDEIVAKYKSILEEQF
- a CDS encoding iron ABC transporter permease, which translates into the protein MKLAGDRLDGWTAIALTLTGGYLLMVIWPLVIVLINSVSAGGEFSLAGFATFFSSRLYYGTLVNSLLVTVCVTILALAVAFPLAYFMTMFRIRGNRTVQMLILASMMSPPFIGAYSWILLLGNNGMITRWLESTFGIESPSIYGFPGIVLVLTLQLVPLIFTYLMGAWRTIDVSLLEASESMGITGWRRAMQVISPLLLPTVLAGSLLVFVRAFADFGTPMLIGQGFRTIPVLIYSSFVGEVSIDKSFAAAVAVIVILVTLTVFLVQKVLVDRRQFSMTALRSIEARKLPGWRGVAVHAYVYGFLVLALAPLAVVVVSSFRKTLYGQFVAGWTLDSYTDARRDILRYIGNTFGIGLTALVILVVIAVLVAYLTVRRKGALSNTLDTMTMVPYVVPGLIIGIALVTAFSQGPLVLTGTFAIMVIALTIRRVPYAVRSTTALMHQISPSIEEAAISLGASKFRTLVRVIVPALAPGIMSGAVLSWVTIITELSTTLFLYNTSTQTLSLGIYAQVIRGQLGTAAALSTILLALTMLSLFLLMRLPGGHKELRV